From Helicobacter sp. MIT 05-5293, one genomic window encodes:
- a CDS encoding type ISP restriction/modification enzyme: MIDSQENKNISGIYNNFKQSLYDKLKFEEFADSFAQTLTYSLFLARLNHTDSKELDLYNAKKFIPKSFPLIRAMSDFLNQLEDLDPIKWLLGEIIHIINHIDITSIIHELNKVSEKDLIGTYTTAYTHKDPYLHFYETFLSQYDPRLREIRGVYYTPASVVSFIINAIDSVLRADFGLQKGLGASLDNHNITLLDFATGTGTFLLESFRKALESPPTNSPYHDPKILLKQFFGFEFLIAPYIIAHLRLSQAFKEEFNAELKDNESLNIKLTNTLYFKWRSHEEWDSTFKNSTNVALTQEAQEAQEIKENPILIITGNPPYSGASANKGLFEKEVQNTYKKPLEFPGPVAIYKNDENGGKMVEKEKNPKMLLDDYVKFICFAEKKIKEQQSGIFAFISNNGFLDNPTFRGMRYSLLKTFDKLYILDLHGNARKKELCPDGSKDENVFDIMQGVSINVFIKSSESNNGDATLVAQKPLAQVYHYDLYGKRKDKYNFLYENVLDSITWNALTPKAPFHLFIPQNEALREEYDKGWSVKDIFRISSVGVTTARDDFCISDSDSEESLLTFKAKISRFLELDIESARKEFNLGEDSRDWKIEYAQKELRNTNNNPKNYVKIHYRPFDMRWTYYTGKSKGFHSMPRGQIMQHFLQEDNKGFVVSRQVKESKTFQHSFVTNEIIDKCGVSPSSFASPLYLKNEDLESHRVENFTLEFREFIDSKYNEHFSPEAILGYIYAVLFHKDYREKYIDFLKIDFPKIPFVESKENFLALSALGQELIAVHLMQNSPIRERERERAEYNENKSQYRFSALPTAIEPNIHSQLHNTYDNGNVLYVQQNQRGELPIPPLSQGLNMQNIGLVCDRGCKLQEINNIFITQNIIDLHLVGAGSYVFPLYLKENLC; the protein is encoded by the coding sequence TTGATAGATTCGCAAGAAAATAAAAACATTTCAGGTATATATAATAACTTCAAACAATCTCTCTATGATAAGTTAAAATTTGAAGAGTTTGCCGATAGTTTTGCCCAAACACTCACTTATAGTTTATTTCTTGCAAGGCTCAACCACACAGATAGCAAAGAGCTTGATTTATATAATGCAAAAAAGTTTATCCCTAAATCATTCCCTCTTATTCGTGCTATGAGCGATTTTCTCAATCAACTTGAGGATTTAGATCCTATCAAATGGCTATTAGGAGAAATAATCCATATCATCAATCATATTGATATTACAAGTATTATCCACGAACTTAATAAAGTGAGCGAAAAAGATTTGATAGGAACTTACACAACTGCTTACACACATAAAGACCCTTATTTGCATTTCTATGAGACATTTTTAAGTCAATACGACCCAAGATTACGAGAGATTCGCGGGGTGTATTATACTCCTGCAAGTGTGGTGAGCTTTATCATCAATGCCATAGATTCTGTATTGAGGGCTGATTTTGGTTTGCAAAAGGGCTTAGGAGCGAGTTTAGATAACCATAACATCACTCTTTTAGACTTCGCCACAGGCACAGGGACATTCCTCTTAGAATCTTTTCGCAAGGCTTTAGAATCTCCACCCACAAATAGCCCCTATCACGACCCTAAAATACTACTTAAACAATTTTTTGGCTTTGAATTTCTTATCGCTCCTTATATTATCGCACATTTGCGACTTTCACAAGCTTTTAAAGAGGAATTTAATGCGGAACTAAAAGATAATGAAAGTTTGAATATCAAACTGACTAATACGCTTTATTTTAAGTGGCGAAGTCATGAAGAATGGGACTCAACTTTTAAAAATAGCACAAATGTTGCACTCACTCAAGAAGCGCAGGAAGCGCAAGAGATTAAAGAAAATCCAATTCTTATCATCACGGGGAATCCCCCATATTCAGGCGCAAGTGCAAACAAAGGCTTGTTTGAAAAAGAAGTGCAAAATACCTACAAAAAGCCTTTAGAGTTTCCAGGTCCGGTGGCAATTTACAAAAATGACGAAAATGGTGGTAAGATGGTAGAAAAAGAAAAAAATCCCAAAATGCTACTTGATGATTATGTCAAGTTCATCTGCTTTGCCGAAAAGAAAATTAAAGAGCAGCAAAGTGGAATCTTTGCCTTTATTTCTAATAATGGCTTTTTAGATAATCCCACCTTTCGTGGAATGCGCTATTCACTGCTGAAAACCTTTGATAAACTCTATATCCTAGATTTGCATGGCAATGCACGCAAAAAGGAGCTATGCCCGGATGGGAGCAAAGATGAAAATGTGTTTGATATTATGCAAGGCGTGAGTATTAATGTATTTATAAAAAGTTCGGAATCCAATAATGGAGATGCGACTTTAGTCGCACAAAAACCATTGGCGCAAGTCTATCATTACGACCTCTATGGCAAACGCAAAGACAAATATAATTTTCTTTATGAAAATGTTTTAGATTCTATCACTTGGAATGCGCTCACACCCAAAGCACCCTTTCATCTCTTTATCCCGCAGAATGAAGCTTTAAGAGAAGAATACGATAAAGGTTGGAGTGTAAAGGATATATTTAGAATCTCAAGTGTGGGGGTTACAACAGCTAGAGATGATTTTTGCATTTCTGATTCTGATAGTGAAGAATCTTTACTTACATTCAAAGCAAAAATTTCACGCTTTTTAGAGCTTGATATAGAATCTGCGAGAAAAGAATTTAATTTAGGTGAAGATTCAAGAGATTGGAAAATAGAATACGCCCAAAAAGAACTAAGAAATACAAACAACAATCCTAAAAATTATGTAAAAATTCATTACCGACCTTTTGATATGCGTTGGACTTATTACACAGGTAAATCTAAAGGTTTTCATTCTATGCCTAGAGGGCAGATAATGCAGCATTTTTTACAGGAGGACAATAAGGGTTTTGTCGTTTCTAGGCAAGTAAAAGAAAGTAAGACCTTTCAGCATTCTTTTGTTACAAATGAAATAATAGATAAATGTGGTGTTTCACCTAGTAGTTTTGCCTCACCCCTTTACCTTAAAAATGAAGATTTAGAATCTCATAGAGTAGAAAACTTCACACTAGAATTTAGAGAATTTATCGATTCCAAATACAACGAACATTTCAGTCCTGAAGCGATTCTAGGCTACATTTATGCGGTGCTTTTTCACAAAGACTATCGCGAAAAATATATTGATTTCTTAAAGATTGATTTCCCAAAGATTCCTTTTGTAGAATCCAAAGAAAATTTTCTAGCCCTAAGTGCATTGGGACAAGAGCTTATCGCTGTGCATTTAATGCAAAATTCACCAATAAGAGAGAGAGAGAGAGAGAGAGCAGAATATAATGAGAACAAATCGCAATATAGGTTTAGTGCTTTGCCGACAGCTATCGAGCCAAACATTCACTCACAGCTTCATAACACATACGATAATGGAAATGTGCTATATGTCCAACAAAACCAAAGAGGGGAACTACCTATTCCCCCTCTATCTCAAGGCTTAAACATGCAAAATATAGGCTTAGTCTGTGATAGAGGCTGTAAATTACAAGAGATCAATAATATCTTTATCACACAAAATATTATCGATTTGCATTTGGTAGGTGCTGGGAGTTATGTTTTCCCACTTTATCTTAAGGAGAATTTATGCTAG
- a CDS encoding arginyltransferase, whose product MRLIEFYSEEKQCSYIASKKSCFRYFIIHNVSVEFYYGLLERGWRRFGNYFFTPMCEGCIDCISIRTLIEEFNFSKNHKRVLKKSENIQICVQKPSVSQAHIDLYNRYHLFMQNKKGWEYNPITPDAYVDMFVEGHQNFGYEFLYYLDSELIGVGLVDVLKDSITAVYFFYDHRFAHYSLGTLNILKQIQIAKEHHLKYFYPGYWIKDHYCMGYKERFTPFEALQNIPDVFDVPIWEMYGINKHSLK is encoded by the coding sequence ATGAGACTTATTGAATTTTATTCTGAAGAAAAACAATGCAGCTATATCGCATCAAAAAAGAGCTGTTTTCGTTATTTTATTATTCATAATGTCTCTGTGGAGTTTTATTACGGACTTTTGGAGCGTGGGTGGAGACGCTTTGGGAATTATTTTTTTACGCCTATGTGTGAGGGTTGTATTGACTGCATCTCGATTCGCACTTTGATTGAAGAATTTAATTTTAGCAAAAATCATAAAAGAGTGCTAAAAAAGAGCGAAAATATCCAAATATGCGTGCAAAAACCAAGCGTTTCACAAGCTCATATCGACCTTTATAATCGCTATCATCTTTTTATGCAAAATAAGAAAGGTTGGGAATACAATCCAATCACGCCCGATGCCTATGTGGATATGTTTGTCGAAGGACATCAAAACTTTGGCTATGAATTCTTATACTATTTAGATTCTGAACTTATCGGCGTGGGATTAGTCGATGTGCTAAAAGATAGTATTACTGCTGTTTATTTCTTTTACGATCATCGATTTGCGCATTATAGTCTTGGCACGCTCAATATTTTAAAGCAGATTCAAATCGCTAAAGAACATCACCTCAAATATTTCTATCCGGGTTATTGGATAAAGGATCACTATTGTATGGGCTATAAAGAGCGATTCACACCCTTTGAAGCCTTGCAAAATATCCCTGATGTCTTTGATGTCCCTATTTGGGAGATGTATGGGATAAACAAACACAGCCTTAAATAA
- a CDS encoding murein transglycosylase domain-containing protein, translating into MADTKFLSSIFAISFVGIISGCSTLNNNTHISIVDDPTMAMKQIAGERIRTYGTDQKALLKEIQKVKQEYNKMTNALSGNVAKQWGNEDVALPSASTYVRYSNHYKSKASIDFVRGIIRIETLESKNPAEALQKAIVNMLLLPQDPSKVDLYSDDDLKFDGKPFLAGLIKDQDGQDILYEWRAQRFAQYLTQNALKTRSDSKGQTISYVEVKMDGNYQNIAENKYEAIVQKYAKKYNVPAPLILAIIQTESNFNPYAVSNAPAYGLMQIVPSTAGRDAYELINGKKGTPTKEMLFNPETNIEYGTAYLSILLTRYLGGVKNAQSREYCVITAYNAGAGLVLKTFHADKNTAISRINALSPSKIYDTLHTKLDSQEGRRYLMKVTTNKQNYTHIK; encoded by the coding sequence GTGGCAGATACAAAATTTCTATCTTCTATCTTTGCAATATCTTTCGTGGGCATCATTAGCGGCTGCTCCACGCTCAACAACAATACTCATATTTCAATTGTCGATGACCCTACAATGGCAATGAAGCAAATTGCAGGCGAACGCATTAGGACTTATGGCACAGACCAAAAAGCATTACTAAAAGAGATTCAGAAAGTCAAACAAGAATACAATAAAATGACTAATGCTCTTAGTGGCAATGTCGCTAAACAATGGGGTAATGAAGATGTAGCTTTGCCAAGTGCTAGCACTTATGTGCGCTATTCTAATCATTATAAATCCAAAGCAAGCATTGACTTTGTGCGTGGGATTATTCGTATCGAAACACTTGAGAGTAAAAATCCTGCTGAAGCCTTACAAAAAGCCATTGTCAATATGCTTTTGCTCCCTCAAGATCCTAGCAAGGTTGATTTGTATTCTGATGATGATTTAAAATTTGATGGTAAGCCTTTTCTTGCGGGTTTGATTAAAGACCAAGACGGGCAAGATATTCTTTATGAATGGCGAGCGCAAAGATTTGCTCAATATCTCACGCAAAATGCCCTCAAGACGCGCTCTGACAGCAAAGGACAAACGATTTCTTATGTTGAAGTCAAAATGGACGGAAACTACCAAAACATTGCCGAAAACAAATACGAAGCAATCGTGCAAAAATATGCCAAAAAATACAATGTCCCTGCCCCATTGATTCTCGCTATTATCCAAACAGAATCAAACTTCAACCCTTACGCCGTGAGCAATGCTCCTGCTTATGGTCTGATGCAGATTGTCCCAAGCACTGCAGGAAGAGATGCCTATGAGCTGATTAATGGCAAAAAAGGCACGCCCACAAAAGAAATGCTTTTTAATCCCGAGACAAATATCGAATACGGCACGGCTTATTTGAGTATATTATTGACGCGCTATTTGGGGGGTGTGAAAAATGCCCAAAGTCGAGAATATTGCGTTATTACAGCCTACAATGCCGGAGCAGGACTTGTTTTAAAGACTTTTCACGCAGACAAAAACACTGCAATTTCACGCATCAATGCTCTCTCTCCTTCAAAAATATACGATACCTTACACACAAAGCTTGATTCTCAAGAAGGACGCCGCTATCTGATGAAAGTAACGACCAATAAGCAAAACTACACGCATATCAAATGA
- a CDS encoding radical SAM protein produces the protein MDIVFGPVYSRRFGRSLGVDLSPSVKQCNFDCVYCELQRAKSIESMKEIIAVQDIIDAVKKAIETYQNNFDVLTITANGEPTLYPHLRILVQQIRTFLPDPIKLMILTNGSLLWRKDIQETLQLFDVVKCSFDAFNAKSFKQVDRPHKSLELESIKQGIKTFAQKFKGELMAEVLFVKGINDTPEEAQAIAEFLSQLPIKRVDIGSIDRPPAYPVESVDEETLQQLAQYFDHYPHLCINLPKRLAQSQNEQDSDEKKNLSKDSLLGLIKRRPLSVNDALAMFDRQTLALIDELCQKQEISICMQGDVAFYMTI, from the coding sequence ATGGATATTGTCTTTGGTCCCGTGTATTCTCGGCGATTTGGTCGCTCTCTTGGTGTGGATTTGTCGCCAAGTGTGAAGCAGTGTAATTTTGATTGTGTGTATTGTGAATTGCAAAGGGCAAAAAGCATAGAATCTATGAAAGAAATCATTGCTGTGCAAGATATTATTGATGCGGTTAAGAAGGCTATTGAAACCTATCAAAATAACTTTGATGTTTTGACGATTACTGCTAATGGCGAACCCACGCTTTACCCGCACCTTAGGATATTAGTTCAACAGATTCGCACTTTTTTGCCTGATCCTATCAAACTAATGATTCTTACAAATGGCTCACTTTTATGGAGAAAAGATATTCAAGAAACGCTTCAACTTTTTGATGTCGTCAAATGCTCTTTTGATGCGTTTAATGCTAAATCTTTCAAGCAAGTTGATAGACCACATAAAAGTCTTGAATTAGAATCTATCAAACAAGGGATTAAGACATTTGCTCAAAAGTTTAAAGGCGAATTGATGGCGGAGGTTTTATTTGTCAAGGGTATTAATGACACTCCTGAAGAGGCTCAAGCCATTGCAGAATTTCTCTCACAGCTTCCCATTAAACGCGTTGATATAGGGAGCATTGATCGCCCTCCTGCCTATCCTGTAGAATCTGTCGATGAAGAGACTTTGCAGCAACTTGCTCAATACTTTGATCACTATCCTCATTTGTGTATCAATCTTCCCAAACGTTTAGCACAAAGTCAAAATGAGCAAGATTCTGATGAAAAGAAAAATTTATCAAAAGATTCTTTATTGGGATTGATTAAACGCCGCCCACTAAGTGTTAATGATGCTTTGGCGATGTTTGACAGACAAACTTTAGCACTTATTGATGAGCTTTGCCAAAAACAAGAGATTTCTATCTGTATGCAAGGTGATGTAGCCTTTTATATGACAATATAG
- a CDS encoding transporter substrate-binding domain-containing protein, with the protein MFQRILCGISIILCIAYADFKTPIEVGTSNSYRPFAYIDEQDKAAGYDVDVLRLLSQYDKRLVFHFNPQAWNALFVGLDAGKYQMLAYQINKTKEREEKYIFSDIPYFYGASVLVVREDSRIQHIDELKGKKIGVGLGDSHAFNLEKYLDKHSDLNIKIVYYKNSPPQIADLANGRIDAIIDDPIAIVDTAKALNVNLKATDFVLEKTPVFFIFPKTQKELKDALSQALQKAHKDGQLKALSIKYFGKDYTQD; encoded by the coding sequence ATGTTTCAAAGAATCTTGTGCGGGATAAGTATCATTTTGTGTATTGCGTATGCGGACTTTAAAACTCCTATCGAAGTAGGCACATCAAATTCTTACCGACCTTTTGCGTATATTGATGAGCAAGATAAAGCTGCAGGATATGATGTCGATGTGCTTAGACTTTTATCACAATATGACAAAAGATTGGTTTTTCATTTTAACCCACAAGCTTGGAATGCTCTTTTTGTAGGGCTTGATGCAGGAAAATATCAAATGTTAGCCTATCAAATCAACAAAACTAAAGAGCGTGAAGAAAAATACATTTTCTCGGATATACCTTATTTTTATGGCGCAAGTGTGCTAGTTGTGCGAGAGGATTCTCGTATTCAACACATTGACGAGCTAAAAGGTAAGAAAATCGGTGTGGGGCTAGGAGATAGTCATGCTTTTAACCTTGAAAAATATCTTGATAAACATTCTGATTTAAACATTAAAATCGTGTATTACAAAAATTCACCCCCTCAAATTGCGGATTTGGCAAATGGGCGAATCGATGCGATTATTGATGATCCTATTGCGATTGTCGATACTGCAAAGGCTTTGAATGTGAATCTTAAAGCGACAGATTTTGTTTTAGAAAAAACACCCGTGTTTTTTATTTTTCCAAAGACACAAAAAGAGCTTAAAGATGCCCTTTCTCAAGCATTACAAAAAGCCCACAAAGATGGTCAGTTAAAGGCATTATCAATCAAATATTTTGGTAAAGATTACACGCAAGATTAG
- a CDS encoding amino acid ABC transporter permease — protein MFDLSYFLDTFFKLLPAVPMTFFISIFSFVVGCIWGFFFALVRIYKIPILNQCIVIYVSFFRGTPLLVQLFMFYYGIPILLRSLDFDMDFSAIDAIYYALVIFSLHASAYLTEIFRSSILAVDKGQIEAAYSVGMSTRQAFIRIILPQALMITLPNLANFFILQVKNTSLASVITVPELMGLADIESGRSSKFLEVYFMAALMYWGVCALLEYVFFRFEKRWKHFRKSYAEG, from the coding sequence ATGTTTGATTTATCTTATTTTCTTGATACATTTTTTAAGCTTTTGCCTGCTGTCCCTATGACTTTTTTTATCTCTATTTTTTCATTTGTCGTGGGTTGTATTTGGGGGTTTTTCTTTGCCCTTGTGAGAATCTATAAAATCCCTATTCTTAATCAATGTATTGTGATTTATGTTTCTTTTTTTCGTGGGACACCGCTTTTAGTGCAACTTTTTATGTTTTATTATGGGATTCCCATTTTGCTAAGATCTTTAGATTTTGATATGGATTTTAGCGCAATTGATGCGATTTATTATGCCTTGGTGATTTTTTCTCTTCATGCAAGTGCTTATCTCACAGAAATCTTCCGTTCAAGTATTCTTGCTGTGGATAAGGGGCAAATTGAAGCCGCATATAGTGTGGGTATGAGCACAAGACAGGCTTTTATACGCATTATTTTACCACAAGCTTTAATGATTACCTTGCCTAATTTGGCGAATTTTTTTATCTTGCAAGTCAAAAATACTTCTTTGGCTTCAGTGATAACAGTGCCCGAATTAATGGGCTTAGCAGATATAGAATCTGGCAGAAGCTCAAAATTTTTAGAAGTTTATTTTATGGCAGCATTAATGTATTGGGGTGTTTGTGCGTTGCTTGAATATGTATTTTTCAGATTCGAAAAACGATGGAAACATTTTAGGAAAAGCTATGCGGAAGGATAA
- a CDS encoding amino acid ABC transporter ATP-binding protein, translating into MVELKNVNKTFAQHHILKNIHLHIKEGEIIAIIGPSGAGKSTLLRCINLLERPQSGSIRIDNVSLDYASFSQKAMLDLRRKSTMVFQHYNLFVNKNVLQNITEALIVVKKIPKKQAEEIAFNVLEKVGLRDKASSYPYQLSGGQQQRVGIARALAIDSTLILFDEPTSALDPELVGEVLETIKKIHNKTMIIVTHELSFARSIAQRIVFMTQGEILEENPPEIFFTQPIHQRTKDFLQSLHAY; encoded by the coding sequence ATGGTTGAGCTGAAAAATGTCAATAAGACATTTGCACAACATCATATTCTTAAAAATATTCATCTTCATATTAAAGAAGGTGAGATTATAGCGATCATTGGTCCAAGCGGTGCAGGCAAAAGCACCTTGTTGCGCTGTATTAATTTGCTTGAGCGACCTCAAAGTGGCAGTATAAGGATTGATAATGTGAGTTTAGATTATGCTTCTTTTTCACAAAAAGCCATGCTTGACTTGAGGCGTAAAAGCACAATGGTTTTTCAACATTATAATCTTTTTGTCAATAAAAATGTTTTGCAAAACATTACCGAAGCTTTGATTGTCGTGAAAAAGATACCCAAAAAACAAGCAGAAGAGATTGCTTTTAATGTGTTGGAAAAGGTTGGCTTACGCGATAAAGCCTCATCTTATCCTTATCAGCTTAGCGGTGGGCAACAACAAAGAGTAGGGATTGCAAGGGCTTTGGCGATTGATAGCACTTTGATTTTGTTTGATGAGCCTACATCTGCCTTAGATCCCGAACTTGTCGGTGAAGTGCTAGAAACAATCAAAAAGATTCACAATAAGACGATGATTATCGTTACCCACGAGCTTTCCTTTGCAAGGAGTATTGCTCAACGCATTGTGTTTATGACACAAGGGGAAATTTTAGAAGAAAATCCGCCAGAGATATTTTTCACACAACCAATTCACCAAAGGACAAAAGATTTCTTGCAAAGTCTTCACGCTTATTAG
- a CDS encoding superoxide dismutase: MFQLRELPYNKNEFSGFLSEEAFEYHYGKHHQTYVNNLNNLIKGTEFENATLGEIILKSKGGIFNNAAQVYNHNFYWDCISPKETKLSDELSNAINAAFGSLEAFKEAFITSSTTLFGSGWNWLVYDVKNKKLEIVQTSNAATPATESKVPLLVVDVWEHAYYIDHRNARPAYLEAFWKHINWNFVSEAYEWAVKEGINSFHFYTK, translated from the coding sequence ATGTTTCAATTACGTGAGTTACCTTACAATAAAAATGAGTTTAGCGGCTTTCTTAGTGAGGAAGCATTCGAATATCACTATGGCAAACATCATCAAACCTATGTCAATAATCTCAATAACCTTATCAAGGGGACAGAATTTGAAAATGCCACATTAGGCGAGATTATTCTTAAGTCAAAAGGCGGCATCTTTAATAATGCAGCTCAAGTTTATAATCACAATTTCTATTGGGATTGTATAAGCCCTAAGGAGACAAAACTATCAGATGAATTATCAAATGCAATAAATGCAGCATTTGGATCTTTGGAAGCTTTTAAAGAAGCGTTTATTACTTCAAGCACAACACTTTTTGGTTCAGGGTGGAATTGGCTTGTGTATGATGTCAAAAATAAAAAGCTTGAAATTGTCCAAACGAGCAATGCGGCGACACCTGCGACAGAATCTAAAGTGCCACTTTTGGTTGTAGATGTATGGGAACATGCTTATTATATCGATCATCGTAATGCACGCCCAGCTTATCTTGAAGCATTTTGGAAACACATTAATTGGAATTTTGTTTCTGAAGCTTATGAATGGGCGGTTAAAGAGGGTATTAACTCTTTTCATTTCTATACAAAATAA
- the nadC gene encoding carboxylating nicotinate-nucleotide diphosphorylase, giving the protein MNHYRIKMFLEQALQEDLGRGDLYELFATDRQTKAHIIAKDSGIFSGEQYMQILLESFSIQILSSKSDGEAFVKGDVLCVIEGSYIAILQIERVLLNILAHSSGIATLCSQYVSLLKHLPMPIKLLDTRKTRPLLRELEKYSVRNGGAFNHRFGLDDGLMLKDTHLKHISNLQEIISKARSRLPFMSQIEVECENLEQVKEAINAGADIVMCDNMTPSEVKEVVQYRNLHAPHILLEASGNITLANIVDYAHTGVDAISVGALIHQAQWVDISMKIL; this is encoded by the coding sequence ATGAATCACTATCGTATAAAGATGTTTTTAGAACAGGCTTTGCAAGAAGATTTAGGGCGAGGTGATTTATACGAACTTTTTGCTACTGATAGGCAGACAAAAGCGCATATTATCGCCAAAGATTCGGGTATATTTTCCGGAGAGCAATATATGCAAATCCTTTTAGAATCTTTTTCGATTCAGATTCTAAGCTCAAAATCCGATGGAGAAGCATTTGTCAAAGGCGATGTTTTATGCGTGATAGAGGGCAGTTATATTGCTATTTTGCAAATTGAACGCGTGCTTTTAAATATTCTTGCGCATAGTAGCGGTATCGCTACACTTTGTTCTCAATATGTTTCACTCCTTAAACATTTGCCTATGCCTATCAAGCTCCTTGATACTCGCAAAACGCGTCCTTTACTAAGGGAGCTTGAAAAATATTCTGTGCGTAATGGTGGGGCTTTTAATCATCGTTTTGGACTTGATGATGGCTTGATGCTGAAAGATACTCATTTAAAGCATATTAGCAATCTTCAAGAGATAATTAGCAAAGCAAGGTCAAGATTGCCATTTATGTCTCAAATAGAGGTTGAGTGTGAGAATCTTGAGCAAGTCAAAGAGGCTATAAATGCCGGTGCAGATATTGTTATGTGTGATAATATGACGCCTTCAGAAGTTAAAGAAGTTGTGCAATATCGCAATCTCCACGCTCCACATATTTTACTTGAAGCAAGCGGCAATATCACACTTGCAAATATTGTCGATTATGCTCATACCGGTGTCGATGCAATCAGCGTAGGAGCGTTGATCCACCAAGCTCAATGGGTCGATATTAGTATGAAAATACTATGA
- a CDS encoding thiamine-phosphate kinase, translating into MTNTRKIITSRHFPQFDRESFFIKKLIESGITQGIGDDCCILDSPPLSLKMRHKGHIKAPFKNFVLGMDSFCEGVHFLSSWFAPQDLAYKAFLVNYSDLIAMNATPKYAMLSVCLPKKWSQSDVSDFVKGIKKFAIKHSVRIIGGDTISSDRLQIHITMLGIASRKILYRDRIQKGSVLYYTQDRYPSQTIIQTAKTLRGLLLNHSKDSQKSPHMMKTSPKGRFLLPIIREGFIKDCSRFIRAGMDISDGIYSELSHLSQLNFLKFTPQDRISTSPYYRLMYNSGEVYEMLLAISPRDHLRLKRLSQKHRISVVRLGALMRGKMRLKARRWH; encoded by the coding sequence ATGACAAACACAAGAAAAATAATCACTTCTCGCCATTTTCCACAATTCGATAGAGAATCATTTTTTATTAAAAAACTTATAGAATCTGGCATTACGCAAGGTATAGGTGATGATTGTTGTATCCTTGATTCTCCTCCTTTGTCCCTTAAAATGCGCCATAAAGGGCATATTAAAGCCCCTTTTAAAAATTTTGTCTTGGGTATGGATAGTTTTTGTGAAGGGGTGCATTTCCTTTCATCATGGTTTGCGCCGCAAGATCTTGCTTATAAGGCTTTTTTAGTCAATTATTCAGATTTAATTGCGATGAATGCCACTCCCAAATACGCGATGCTAAGTGTTTGTTTGCCTAAAAAATGGTCTCAAAGCGATGTGTCTGATTTTGTCAAAGGTATCAAAAAGTTTGCTATAAAACATTCTGTTCGCATTATTGGCGGCGATACGATTAGCTCTGATAGATTGCAGATTCACATTACAATGCTAGGCATAGCATCAAGAAAAATCCTCTATCGTGATAGAATCCAAAAGGGCAGTGTGCTTTATTATACGCAAGATCGTTATCCCTCTCAAACAATTATTCAAACTGCAAAAACCTTGCGAGGTTTGCTTTTAAACCACTCAAAAGATTCACAAAAATCTCCGCATATGATGAAAACTAGCCCTAAAGGGAGGTTTTTATTGCCTATTATTCGTGAGGGATTTATCAAAGATTGTAGTCGGTTTATAAGGGCAGGAATGGATATTTCTGATGGTATTTATAGTGAGCTTTCGCACCTATCACAGCTCAATTTTCTTAAATTCACTCCTCAAGACAGAATCTCGACATCGCCTTATTATCGTTTAATGTATAATAGCGGTGAAGTGTATGAGATGCTCCTTGCTATTTCTCCAAGAGATCATTTGCGTCTTAAGCGTCTTAGTCAAAAACACAGAATCTCTGTCGTCAGATTAGGTGCATTAATGCGCGGCAAGATGCGTTTAAAGGCGCGAAGGTGGCATTAG